A genome region from Pseudanabaena sp. Chao 1811 includes the following:
- a CDS encoding methylenetetrahydrofolate reductase, producing MIDSPQPVEQPFHKFRKAIASKEFLITAEVSPPKGSDPTHMLAQTRALKGRVHAVNITDSSRAVMSMSPVAASVLIQQQIGIETVCQLACRDRNRIALQGDLFGAAALGITNILALTGDPVKAGDSPDARSVFDYESVRLLQLIQKLNQGIDANGKALPHQGTNFLAGAAVDPQSRSWSGLQRRFERKINAGAQFFQSQLITDFDRLDKFVNQIANQSDKPVLAGIFLIKSAKNALFLNKYVPGVQIPEHIIDRLAKAKSPLQEGLAIAAEQIQTARQICQGVHIMAIKAEHLIPEILDRAGVSVI from the coding sequence ATGATCGATTCGCCCCAGCCAGTTGAACAACCCTTTCATAAATTTCGCAAGGCGATCGCCAGTAAGGAATTTCTAATTACAGCTGAGGTATCTCCCCCTAAGGGCAGTGACCCCACGCATATGCTCGCACAAACGCGAGCGCTCAAGGGGCGCGTCCATGCCGTAAATATCACCGATTCCAGTCGCGCTGTGATGAGCATGAGTCCTGTGGCAGCTTCGGTCTTAATCCAGCAGCAAATTGGTATTGAAACGGTATGCCAGCTTGCTTGTCGCGATCGCAATCGCATTGCTTTACAGGGAGATTTATTTGGCGCTGCGGCATTAGGAATTACAAATATTCTTGCCCTCACTGGTGATCCAGTAAAGGCTGGAGATTCTCCCGATGCGCGATCGGTATTTGACTATGAATCAGTGCGCCTACTGCAATTAATTCAAAAACTCAATCAAGGCATTGATGCCAATGGCAAGGCTCTACCGCACCAAGGTACAAATTTCTTAGCAGGAGCTGCCGTCGATCCGCAGTCACGCAGTTGGTCAGGTTTGCAAAGACGCTTCGAGCGCAAGATTAATGCGGGGGCACAATTTTTTCAAAGCCAATTAATTACGGATTTTGATCGCCTTGATAAATTTGTCAATCAAATTGCGAACCAATCGGATAAACCCGTGTTAGCAGGCATATTTCTCATTAAATCCGCAAAAAATGCCCTCTTCCTGAATAAATATGTACCAGGGGTACAAATTCCTGAACATATTATCGATCGCCTAGCCAAAGCCAAATCACCTTTACAGGAAGGACTAGCGATCGCGGCAGAACAAATCCAAACAGCAAGACAAATCTGCCAAGGCGTACATATCATGGCAATTAAAGCTGAACACTTAATCCCTGAAATTCTGGATCGCGCAGGTGTATCCGTTATCTAA
- a CDS encoding DUF3172 domain-containing protein, whose product MARRRYSSTLNTPPTEPRSNGTTTKLAIAGAIFAVGIGVGIALSTLNPTPRTVDAIRLDNLAPSRDFCNNYGASAMVMSSRVYVTLNPFNVFISQAEPIPGCVVLPNNWNLLLQKNVIKEADIRQCKDRMNTFGFTGDLEKNPSVDCIYESKNATEKFTNGLPATPSPSPKP is encoded by the coding sequence ATGGCAAGACGTAGATATTCTTCAACTCTGAACACGCCACCTACTGAACCACGGTCGAATGGCACAACGACCAAACTCGCGATCGCAGGTGCAATTTTTGCGGTCGGTATTGGTGTCGGCATTGCCCTCTCTACGCTCAACCCCACCCCCCGTACCGTTGACGCAATCCGTTTAGATAACCTCGCCCCTAGCCGAGATTTTTGTAATAACTATGGTGCATCGGCGATGGTGATGAGTAGCCGAGTGTACGTCACGCTCAACCCCTTTAACGTATTTATCAGCCAAGCAGAACCGATCCCTGGTTGTGTGGTTCTGCCTAACAACTGGAATTTGCTCTTGCAAAAAAATGTAATTAAAGAAGCCGATATTCGTCAGTGTAAAGATCGGATGAATACCTTTGGCTTTACAGGCGATCTTGAAAAAAATCCTAGTGTTGACTGCATTTACGAAAGTAAAAACGCTACGGAAAAGTTTACTAATGGTTTACCAGCCACACCTAGCCCCAGTCCTAAACCCTAA
- the isiD gene encoding protein IsiD, which translates to MVDNPSKDTIGEAPEVDPSKFTAADVAEIADRLERDDYTNAFESLRDWHILRSLAFKGSDLAEPYRHLLDLEAFDEC; encoded by the coding sequence ATGGTTGATAACCCCTCAAAGGATACTATCGGTGAAGCGCCAGAAGTTGATCCTAGTAAGTTTACTGCGGCGGATGTTGCAGAAATTGCAGATCGTCTAGAGCGTGATGACTATACCAATGCTTTTGAGAGTCTTAGAGATTGGCATATTTTGCGATCGCTAGCTTTTAAAGGCTCAGACCTAGCCGAGCCATATCGACATTTACTAGACCTAGAAGCATTTGATGAATGCTAA
- a CDS encoding (2Fe-2S)-binding protein — protein MYICICHAVTEKDIQKAVGKGACSIARLSELTLLGTQCGCCTEHANQVLNQCARKS, from the coding sequence ATGTATATTTGTATTTGTCATGCAGTAACAGAGAAAGATATTCAAAAAGCAGTCGGTAAGGGAGCTTGCTCAATTGCGCGGTTGTCGGAATTAACGCTATTGGGTACACAATGCGGATGTTGTACGGAACATGCTAATCAAGTTTTAAACCAATGTGCGCGTAAATCTTAG
- the bfr gene encoding bacterioferritin, whose translation MQGQLEVKSQLNEALKAQLTAINQYFLHARMCKNWGLNQLNDREYRYSIKAMKQADELIERVLFLEGLPNLQSLGKLLIGEDVPELLNNDLALCTEIRDGLKVAVATCETQQDFVSRDLFAKLVEETEEQIDWIESQLWLIENSGLPNFLQSMI comes from the coding sequence ATGCAAGGACAATTAGAAGTAAAGAGTCAGTTAAATGAGGCTCTTAAGGCTCAACTGACTGCGATCAACCAATATTTTCTCCATGCGCGGATGTGCAAAAACTGGGGATTGAATCAACTCAACGATCGCGAATATCGCTATTCAATCAAAGCCATGAAACAGGCTGATGAGTTGATTGAGAGAGTCCTATTTTTAGAAGGTCTGCCCAATTTACAAAGTTTGGGGAAATTGCTGATTGGAGAAGATGTACCTGAGCTGTTAAACAATGATCTGGCTCTCTGTACCGAGATTCGGGACGGATTAAAGGTAGCCGTAGCAACCTGTGAGACCCAGCAGGACTTTGTCAGTCGGGATTTGTTTGCCAAGTTAGTGGAAGAGACCGAAGAACAAATCGACTGGATAGAATCGCAACTTTGGCTAATTGAAAATTCGGGATTACCTAATTTCTTACAGTCAATGATTTAG
- the bfr gene encoding bacterioferritin — MKGSEKVLQQLAKLLRGELAARDQYFTHSRMYLDWGLNKLYERINHEMQDETQHAALLIERILFLGGTPDLSQQDDLNIGKTVPEMLQNDLDYEYKVIGDLKEAIAICESEQDYHSRKILLGILTDTEEDHAYWLEKQLKLIEQLGLQNYLQSQA; from the coding sequence ATGAAAGGTAGTGAGAAAGTCTTACAACAGTTGGCGAAGCTGTTGCGTGGTGAGTTAGCAGCGCGTGACCAGTACTTTACTCACTCACGGATGTATTTAGATTGGGGGCTGAATAAACTATATGAGCGCATCAATCATGAGATGCAAGATGAAACTCAACATGCAGCTTTATTGATTGAGCGCATTCTATTTCTAGGTGGTACACCCGATCTATCACAACAGGATGATCTCAACATTGGAAAAACAGTACCAGAGATGTTGCAGAATGACTTGGATTATGAGTATAAAGTGATTGGAGATCTCAAAGAAGCGATCGCTATTTGTGAAAGCGAACAGGATTACCACAGCCGTAAAATTTTACTAGGCATTCTCACGGATACGGAAGAAGATCATGCCTATTGGCTAGAAAAGCAACTCAAGTTAATTGAGCAACTCGGTTTACAAAATTATTTACAATCACAGGCATAG
- a CDS encoding YggS family pyridoxal phosphate-dependent enzyme: MSQTITSRINQIRANIPPQVKLVAVSKYTTTEAVRAAYAAGIRDFGESRVQDSKVKQTELADLTDITWHMIGSLQSNKARQAIAQFDWIHSLDRLSLASQCDRLIQELGKSPKLLLQVKLAEDPHKSGWTEAELLGDLPQLEKLQNLDIVGLMTILPLGLNEAQAYEVFRRLGELAAKLRSLGWTNIKELSMGMSADYAIAIKAGATIIRVGTQIFSDFSSREHI; encoded by the coding sequence ATTAGTCAAACAATCACAAGTCGCATAAATCAAATTCGTGCCAATATTCCGCCGCAGGTAAAGCTTGTTGCGGTCAGTAAATACACCACTACAGAAGCAGTGCGTGCTGCCTATGCCGCAGGGATCCGAGACTTTGGCGAATCAAGAGTACAAGATTCCAAAGTCAAACAAACGGAACTTGCAGATTTAACGGATATTACTTGGCATATGATTGGCTCCTTGCAAAGTAATAAGGCAAGGCAAGCAATCGCCCAATTTGATTGGATCCATTCGCTTGATCGCCTTAGTCTTGCCTCACAATGCGATCGCTTAATTCAGGAACTAGGGAAATCACCAAAATTACTATTGCAGGTAAAGCTGGCGGAAGATCCTCATAAATCAGGTTGGACAGAAGCAGAGCTATTAGGGGATTTACCTCAATTAGAGAAGTTGCAAAACCTTGATATTGTGGGACTGATGACAATTTTGCCTTTGGGCTTAAATGAGGCTCAAGCCTATGAGGTATTTAGACGCTTAGGGGAATTAGCAGCAAAATTGAGATCGCTCGGTTGGACAAATATTAAAGAACTCTCAATGGGAATGTCGGCAGATTATGCGATCGCCATTAAGGCAGGTGCAACCATCATTCGAGTAGGAACCCAGATTTTTTCAGATTTTAGCAGCCGTGAACATATTTAA
- a CDS encoding S-layer homology domain-containing protein: protein MSFSQTSLRLSFLLTFGLSQIVTLTEVAIAQNVTNANSEISNSTTLQIAQANTIIFVSPNGSDTNSGLDANQPLRSITAALKKNPQNGAIIQLASGTYSTATGEQFPLTIPAGVTLRGNPTNQGQEIIILGGGGFISPTFARQNIAMLAGNGARIEGITLTNKNTRGYALWLESAQNVTITNNTFANSDHDGVFLTGATSANISNNIFTKNGANGLSAVGTSTGNIQSNTFDNTGFGLAIGQNSKVAVSSNRIVNNRGGVVVSNLSTPSFRNNLIANNQENGLVILKDRKGQPTVDLGTTASPGQNIFQNNKQADINNASGVTVVAIGNQVNPKLIQGSVNIGQSTSPITPPSTPTTPTNQVSFKDVPANYWAQTFIQELAARNIIKGFPDGSFRPDAPVTRAQFAAILSQSMNKQTIRGNTTFTDVASDYWAATAIQKAYTTGFMSGYSATTFRPNENISRVQILVSLANGLGYSPTKSTDLTLQVYSDASTIPTYARNSVAAATENRMVVNYPNLKILNPNQTATRAEVAAFIYQALVRSGQIKATPSSYIVNQ from the coding sequence ATGTCATTTTCACAGACATCTCTGAGACTTTCATTTCTTTTGACTTTTGGACTATCTCAAATTGTCACATTAACTGAGGTAGCGATCGCTCAGAATGTTACAAATGCTAATTCGGAAATCTCAAATTCAACAACTCTACAAATCGCCCAAGCTAATACAATTATTTTTGTTTCTCCTAATGGTTCAGATACTAATTCAGGACTTGATGCCAATCAGCCATTGAGATCAATAACAGCCGCACTCAAAAAAAATCCACAAAATGGGGCGATTATTCAACTAGCATCAGGGACTTACTCCACTGCAACAGGAGAACAATTCCCCCTCACAATCCCCGCAGGTGTAACTTTGCGTGGCAATCCCACTAATCAGGGGCAAGAAATTATTATTTTAGGTGGAGGTGGCTTTATTAGTCCCACCTTTGCTCGCCAAAATATTGCCATGCTTGCAGGCAATGGCGCTCGTATTGAAGGCATTACTCTAACTAATAAAAATACTAGGGGCTATGCTCTTTGGTTAGAATCTGCCCAAAATGTCACTATTACCAACAATACATTTGCCAACTCTGACCATGACGGAGTTTTCTTAACAGGTGCAACTTCCGCCAATATTAGCAACAACATTTTTACCAAAAATGGTGCAAATGGTCTTTCGGCTGTTGGGACAAGTACAGGAAATATTCAGTCGAATACCTTTGACAACACTGGATTTGGTCTAGCGATCGGTCAAAACTCAAAAGTAGCTGTGAGTTCCAATCGTATTGTCAATAACCGTGGGGGGGTTGTAGTTTCTAATTTATCTACCCCATCATTTCGCAATAATCTCATTGCCAATAACCAAGAAAACGGATTAGTAATCTTGAAAGATCGTAAAGGTCAGCCTACGGTCGATCTCGGTACAACTGCGAGCCCTGGTCAAAATATTTTTCAAAATAATAAGCAAGCTGATATTAACAATGCTTCGGGAGTCACCGTCGTAGCGATCGGCAACCAAGTGAACCCCAAACTTATTCAAGGCTCAGTCAATATTGGTCAATCAACATCACCCATTACCCCACCATCTACACCAACAACACCGACTAATCAAGTCTCATTTAAGGATGTCCCTGCTAACTACTGGGCACAAACTTTTATCCAAGAACTAGCCGCCAGAAATATTATTAAAGGCTTCCCCGACGGTAGTTTCCGTCCAGATGCTCCTGTCACCAGAGCACAATTTGCTGCCATTCTCAGTCAATCAATGAATAAGCAAACTATCCGTGGCAACACCACCTTTACCGATGTTGCCTCAGATTATTGGGCTGCTACCGCCATTCAAAAAGCTTATACCACAGGCTTTATGTCTGGTTATTCTGCTACCACATTTCGCCCAAATGAAAATATTTCCCGTGTCCAGATTTTGGTTTCTCTAGCCAATGGTTTAGGCTATTCCCCCACTAAATCTACTGACTTAACCTTACAAGTGTACTCAGATGCAAGCACTATCCCTACCTATGCTCGTAATAGTGTAGCTGCCGCAACTGAAAATCGGATGGTTGTCAATTACCCTAATTTAAAAATTCTAAATCCTAATCAGACTGCAACTAGAGCTGAAGTTGCCGCTTTTATCTACCAAGCTCTAGTGCGATCGGGGCAAATAAAAGCAACTCCCTCCTCGTATATTGTCAACCAGTAG
- a CDS encoding DUF5340 family protein, which yields MSSLPVPSHIHYELLLQLLERQTLPALHNEMKQPHLGAKLNVSREHLQAAIINLRKAFALQKQVEDLCEYHGIQVSYRWSLSESEQEMGKSLKEISSPPKDT from the coding sequence GTGAGTTCACTTCCTGTTCCGTCCCATATCCACTACGAGCTTTTACTTCAGTTACTGGAGCGCCAGACCTTGCCTGCACTGCATAACGAGATGAAACAACCTCATTTAGGGGCAAAGCTAAATGTTTCTAGAGAGCATCTTCAGGCTGCAATTATTAATTTACGTAAAGCCTTTGCTTTGCAGAAGCAGGTTGAAGATCTATGCGAATACCACGGTATTCAAGTTTCTTATCGTTGGTCACTGAGTGAGTCGGAGCAAGAAATGGGGAAATCATTAAAAGAAATTTCTAGTCCGCCTAAAGATACTTAA
- a CDS encoding carotenoid oxygenase family protein, whose translation MVQTASPTFSREDWQKGYESLRTEQAYWIDEIEGAIPLGLEGTLFRNGPGQLDINGQKYGHPFDGDGMICAIAFKNGKAHFANQFVKTPEFLAEQKAGKILYRGVFGTQKAGGWLSNIFDLRNKNVANTNVVYQGGKLLALWEAAHPYSLNPKSLDTVGLENFGGKLGAGEVFTAHPRKDDRTGDLWGFGVQPGPKSTISIYRITPQGELSTESQVKVSGFCFLHDFAYTPNYRIFMQNPVSFKPLPFILGLATAGECIELKPNSPSQFLLIDRQGNLQTIETDPCFVFHHCNAFEKKSEQGDEIIVDSVCYPDYPKLEPNTDFREIDFDKVIAGQLCRFTINPQLGTVKRELILERSCEFPVVHPRCVGQEYRYAYIGAIAKESGNAPLQAIAKVDMQTGKQEFHSFAPRGFISEPIFVPRDRSATSAEDDGWVLTLIFNAEHNRSDLVILDAQNISGKPVATLHLKHHVPYGLHGTFTQEVF comes from the coding sequence ATGGTTCAGACTGCATCGCCTACTTTTTCCCGTGAAGATTGGCAAAAGGGATATGAGTCTCTGCGTACTGAGCAAGCTTATTGGATTGATGAAATTGAGGGGGCAATTCCTTTAGGGCTAGAAGGAACTTTATTTCGGAACGGACCTGGGCAGCTTGATATCAATGGTCAGAAATATGGACATCCTTTTGATGGAGATGGGATGATCTGCGCGATCGCCTTCAAAAATGGCAAGGCACATTTTGCGAATCAATTTGTGAAAACACCTGAATTTTTAGCAGAGCAGAAAGCAGGGAAAATTTTATATCGGGGTGTATTTGGGACACAAAAGGCTGGGGGATGGCTGAGCAATATTTTTGATTTGCGGAATAAAAATGTTGCAAATACCAATGTGGTTTATCAGGGAGGTAAGTTACTAGCTCTATGGGAAGCAGCACACCCTTACTCCCTCAATCCTAAAAGTTTAGACACAGTGGGGTTAGAAAATTTTGGTGGTAAGTTAGGGGCAGGAGAGGTTTTTACCGCACATCCTAGAAAAGACGATCGCACAGGGGATCTATGGGGATTTGGGGTACAGCCAGGACCTAAGTCCACGATTTCGATTTATCGGATCACACCTCAAGGTGAATTATCAACGGAATCTCAGGTTAAGGTTTCAGGATTTTGCTTCCTGCATGATTTTGCTTACACGCCTAACTATCGGATTTTTATGCAGAATCCTGTTTCCTTCAAGCCCTTACCCTTTATTTTGGGATTGGCTACGGCTGGTGAATGTATTGAATTAAAGCCAAATTCGCCCAGTCAGTTTTTACTGATCGATCGCCAAGGTAATTTACAAACTATAGAAACCGATCCTTGTTTTGTCTTTCATCATTGCAATGCCTTTGAAAAAAAATCCGAGCAGGGTGATGAAATTATTGTGGATTCGGTTTGCTATCCTGACTATCCCAAATTAGAACCCAATACAGATTTTCGAGAAATTGATTTTGACAAAGTAATTGCGGGGCAGCTATGCCGCTTTACGATTAATCCCCAACTTGGCACAGTGAAGCGAGAATTAATCTTAGAAAGATCCTGTGAGTTTCCTGTAGTACATCCCCGCTGTGTAGGGCAAGAGTATCGTTATGCCTATATTGGCGCGATCGCAAAGGAATCAGGTAATGCACCTTTGCAGGCGATCGCTAAGGTCGATATGCAAACGGGCAAGCAAGAATTTCATAGCTTTGCGCCACGCGGTTTTATTAGTGAGCCAATTTTTGTCCCCCGCGATCGCAGTGCAACTAGCGCGGAAGATGATGGATGGGTATTGACTTTAATTTTTAATGCTGAACATAACCGTTCGGATCTAGTGATCCTTGATGCTCAGAATATTTCTGGTAAACCTGTAGCGACTTTGCATTTAAAGCATCATGTCCCCTATGGATTGCATGGTACTTTTACACAGGAAGTTTTCTAA
- a CDS encoding DUF1824 family protein, with the protein MSNNLTIADAERVLWELSDLDPETATPERRSQICEALDFLTKQADYHIFGICADSTQEALQTLQNYAAHFRYDLPTADLPAIADGIYLKYNPRSRRYHTDNYKGTYRGVLLSFHTDFTDGYSGTHGHFPLDLFL; encoded by the coding sequence ATGAGCAATAATTTAACTATCGCCGATGCTGAGCGTGTTCTCTGGGAATTAAGTGACTTAGACCCAGAAACAGCGACTCCAGAGCGCCGATCTCAAATCTGTGAAGCCCTAGATTTTTTGACTAAACAAGCCGATTATCACATTTTTGGGATCTGTGCTGATAGCACTCAAGAAGCCTTGCAAACTTTACAAAATTATGCGGCGCATTTTCGATACGATTTACCCACAGCCGATTTACCCGCGATCGCGGATGGTATTTATCTAAAATATAATCCGCGCAGCCGTCGCTATCATACCGATAATTACAAAGGTACTTATCGTGGTGTATTGCTTTCTTTTCACACCGACTTTACCGATGGATATAGCGGCACTCACGGACATTTTCCGTTAGACCTTTTTTTATAG
- a CDS encoding DUF3318 domain-containing protein, with the protein MNINEEIARLRDLLPASWRMYTSVKSKPEQPELLSSLPILPWQRGTQLNINFRLWRQLTEAQRDLLFLHEISWRQQTKWLQMGAYQGIAAVSVVGGIVEAVQGDVTGIAIALLLGTIGFNQILRSHKSSQVKVQADNEAIAVAQKRGYREEEAAQALLEAIPAMARLMGRNTPEFTELIRCQNLRAIAGLSKTTIPDKEINDF; encoded by the coding sequence ATGAACATCAATGAAGAAATCGCGCGTTTGAGAGATCTGCTACCCGCATCTTGGCGCATGTATACATCAGTTAAGTCCAAACCTGAACAACCTGAGTTACTCTCTAGCCTGCCCATCTTACCTTGGCAAAGAGGAACCCAACTAAATATCAATTTTCGTCTATGGAGACAATTGACTGAAGCCCAAAGAGACTTGTTATTTTTGCATGAGATAAGCTGGCGACAACAGACTAAATGGCTGCAAATGGGGGCTTATCAGGGTATTGCCGCAGTATCTGTGGTGGGGGGCATAGTTGAAGCAGTACAGGGTGATGTCACGGGCATTGCGATCGCCTTATTGCTAGGAACCATCGGTTTTAACCAAATTTTGCGGAGTCACAAAAGCTCACAGGTAAAAGTACAAGCTGATAATGAGGCGATCGCTGTTGCTCAAAAACGTGGCTATAGAGAGGAGGAAGCAGCTCAAGCATTACTCGAAGCCATTCCTGCGATGGCAAGGTTAATGGGACGAAATACACCAGAATTTACGGAATTGATCCGTTGTCAAAATCTAAGAGCGATCGCAGGGCTATCCAAAACAACGATCCCAGACAAAGAAATTAATGATTTTTAA
- a CDS encoding late competence development ComFB family protein: MSSCRNALEELVIEEAEAQYKRLGADVKKRVDLSEVIAYTLNRLPPMYATTQRGWVQQRKKADQELGAAIAKTVRNGFLSTQSDVLRQQDPIPAHELISQARSLVKLRKLFNKDYLKWKDVPDVVRDALDSGYYQGLSNGTYISLDRRNSLLARSYAVRRRATPILNSSSKSPKTEQDISAEIRDFESYMSGTVYRYSNILESLVSAIVERRVQRLDEAIQKKISIDDVAAYVLNRLPPMYATSRRGLQSLRQRVKSEMTNQIISIVKEALVKVIQAPERALSPLPFERFNLELEDTLVQLRELLQRDDITWRNIAEIVEECLRAPRSDYPVWRAKHDV, translated from the coding sequence ATGAGCAGTTGTAGAAATGCCCTAGAAGAACTAGTCATCGAAGAAGCAGAAGCACAATACAAACGATTAGGTGCTGATGTAAAAAAGCGCGTTGATCTCAGTGAAGTGATCGCTTATACGCTAAATCGCTTACCACCAATGTATGCAACTACTCAGCGTGGCTGGGTACAACAGCGCAAAAAAGCCGATCAGGAATTAGGGGCGGCGATCGCTAAGACAGTACGCAACGGATTTTTAAGTACTCAAAGTGATGTTTTACGGCAGCAAGATCCAATCCCTGCCCATGAGCTAATCAGCCAAGCGCGCTCACTAGTTAAATTAAGAAAATTATTTAATAAAGACTATCTCAAGTGGAAAGATGTTCCCGATGTTGTGCGCGATGCTCTAGATTCAGGTTATTATCAAGGTTTATCTAATGGCACATACATCAGCTTAGATCGTCGCAATTCGCTATTAGCTCGCAGCTATGCAGTGCGTCGCCGAGCAACACCTATTTTAAATAGCTCCTCCAAATCTCCTAAGACTGAGCAAGATATCTCTGCGGAAATTAGGGATTTCGAGTCATATATGTCAGGAACTGTTTATCGATACAGCAATATTTTAGAAAGTTTAGTATCTGCGATCGTGGAGCGCCGAGTCCAGCGCCTTGACGAAGCAATTCAGAAAAAAATTAGCATTGATGATGTGGCTGCCTATGTCCTCAATCGATTGCCTCCGATGTATGCCACTAGTCGTCGCGGCTTACAAAGCCTACGCCAGAGGGTCAAGTCAGAGATGACCAATCAAATTATTAGTATCGTCAAAGAAGCTTTAGTAAAGGTAATCCAAGCCCCTGAACGAGCTTTATCTCCATTACCTTTTGAAAGATTTAATCTCGAACTAGAAGATACCCTAGTTCAACTACGTGAATTACTCCAAAGGGATGACATCACTTGGCGCAATATCGCAGAGATTGTCGAAGAGTGTTTAAGAGCACCTAGATCCGATTATCCAGTTTGGCGGGCAAAACATGATGTTTGA
- the grxD gene encoding Grx4 family monothiol glutaredoxin, giving the protein MLSPILQTKIESQIKTNKIFLYIKGTPQQPQCGFSAAVVQVFNALGQPYESANILEDNDLRQGLKEFSSWPTFPQVYIDGEFIGGCDIVMELNNRGELAQIVQEAIAK; this is encoded by the coding sequence ATGCTTAGCCCTATTTTGCAAACTAAAATCGAAAGCCAGATCAAAACTAACAAAATCTTCCTTTACATCAAAGGCACACCTCAACAGCCCCAATGTGGATTCTCTGCCGCAGTTGTCCAAGTATTTAATGCCTTGGGACAGCCCTATGAATCTGCCAACATTTTGGAAGATAACGATTTGCGCCAAGGGCTAAAGGAATTTTCCAGTTGGCCAACTTTCCCTCAAGTGTATATTGATGGCGAGTTTATCGGTGGTTGTGACATCGTGATGGAACTGAATAATCGCGGTGAACTAGCACAAATCGTCCAAGAGGCGATCGCTAAGTAA